A region from the Vicia villosa cultivar HV-30 ecotype Madison, WI linkage group LG3, Vvil1.0, whole genome shotgun sequence genome encodes:
- the LOC131655172 gene encoding protein GLUTAMINE DUMPER 5-like: MRTIAAASTSYSFSPYSSPSISSHSSWHSPIPYLFGGLAAMLGLIAFALLILACSYWRLTGQLQDEENNNRNSEKEGDSLNEKSVKVYEEKFLVIMAGDQNPTFLATPVFPKSFSVMDLNSDEMLRNHEAVEKTETETEVSEERNQNQQQQ; encoded by the coding sequence atgagAACCATAGCAGCAGCTTCAACTAGTTACTCTTTTTCACCATATTCATCGCCTTCAATCTCATCTCATTCATCGTGGCATTCGCCGATTCCTTATCTCTTCGGAGGCCTAGCAGCGATGCTAGGCCTCATAGCTTTCGCTCTCTTGATTCTAGCTTGCTCTTATTGGAGACTCACCGGTCAATTACAAGACGAAGAGAACAATAACAGAAACAGTGAAAAAGAAGGTGATAGTTTAAATGAAAAATCTGTTAAAGTTTATGAAGAGAAATTTCTTGTCATTATGGCTGGTGATCAGAACCCTACGTTTTTGGCTACGCCTGTTTTTCCTAAATCGTTTTCTGTTATGGATCTGAATTCCGATGAAATGCTTCGGAATCATGAAGCGGTTGAGAAAACGGAAACGGAAACGGAAGTTTCAGAAGAACGGAATCAGAATCAGCAACAACAGTga